The Paracoccus liaowanqingii genome window below encodes:
- the lpdA gene encoding dihydrolipoyl dehydrogenase, producing the protein MYDLIVIGAGPGGYVCAIRAAQLGLKVGVVEGRDALGGTCLNVGCIPSKALLHASHLLHESQENFEKMGLMTSPVEVDWTKMQSYKAETVAGNTKGIEFLFKKNKIDWIKGWASIPAPGRVKVGGTEHEAKAIVIATGSSPAALKGVEVDNEGGTIVDSTGALVLPKIPKSMIVIGAGVIGLELGSVYSRLGAEVTVIEYLDVITPGLDTEIQKQFHKILAKQGLKFIMGAAVTSAQVKEGGAEVAYALRKDDSQQTLTADVVLVSTGRRPHVEGLGLEALGVAMTDRGQVKVDGHWATSVKGIYAIGDAVPGTMLAHKAEDEGMAVADVIAGKHGHVNYGVIPAVIYTTPEVASVGLTEEQAKEGGRKIKIGKFPFMGNARAKAQFQGEGFVKLIADAETDRILGCHIIGPSAGDLIHEVCVAMEFGASAEDLALTCHAHPTVSEAVREAALACGTGAIHA; encoded by the coding sequence ATGTATGATCTGATCGTGATCGGCGCCGGCCCCGGCGGCTATGTCTGCGCCATCCGCGCCGCCCAGTTGGGCCTCAAGGTGGGCGTGGTCGAAGGCCGCGACGCGCTCGGCGGCACCTGCCTCAACGTGGGCTGCATCCCCTCCAAGGCGCTGCTGCATGCCAGCCACCTGCTGCACGAGTCGCAGGAGAACTTCGAGAAGATGGGCCTGATGACCAGCCCGGTCGAGGTCGACTGGACGAAGATGCAGAGCTACAAGGCCGAGACGGTCGCGGGCAACACCAAAGGCATCGAGTTCCTGTTCAAGAAGAACAAGATCGACTGGATCAAGGGCTGGGCCAGCATCCCCGCCCCCGGCCGCGTCAAGGTGGGCGGCACCGAGCACGAGGCCAAGGCCATCGTCATCGCCACCGGCTCGTCGCCCGCCGCCCTGAAGGGCGTCGAGGTCGACAACGAGGGCGGCACCATAGTCGATTCGACCGGCGCGCTGGTCCTGCCGAAGATCCCGAAATCCATGATCGTGATCGGCGCGGGCGTGATCGGACTGGAGCTGGGCTCGGTTTATTCCCGCCTCGGCGCCGAGGTGACGGTGATCGAGTATCTCGACGTCATCACCCCCGGCCTCGATACCGAGATCCAGAAGCAGTTCCACAAGATCCTGGCCAAGCAGGGCCTGAAATTCATCATGGGCGCCGCCGTCACCTCGGCGCAGGTCAAGGAGGGCGGGGCCGAGGTCGCCTATGCCCTGAGGAAGGACGACAGCCAGCAGACGCTGACGGCCGACGTGGTCCTGGTCTCGACCGGGCGGCGCCCGCATGTCGAGGGGCTGGGCCTCGAGGCGCTTGGCGTCGCGATGACCGATCGCGGCCAGGTGAAGGTCGACGGCCACTGGGCCACCTCGGTCAAGGGCATCTATGCCATTGGCGACGCGGTGCCCGGCACGATGCTGGCCCACAAGGCCGAGGACGAGGGCATGGCCGTGGCCGATGTCATCGCCGGCAAGCATGGCCATGTGAACTACGGCGTCATCCCGGCGGTGATCTACACCACCCCCGAGGTCGCCAGCGTCGGCCTGACCGAGGAGCAGGCGAAGGAAGGCGGCCGCAAGATCAAGATCGGCAAGTTCCCCTTCATGGGCAATGCCCGCGCCAAGGCCCAGTTCCAGGGCGAGGGCTTCGTCAAGCTGATCGCGGATGCCGAGACCGACCGGATCCTGGGCTGCCACATCATCGGCCCGTCGGCGGGCGACCTGATCCACGAGGTCTGCGTGGCGATGGAGTTCGGCGCCTCGGCCGAGGACCTGGCGCTGACCTGCCATGCACATCCGACCGTGTCGGAAGCCGTGCGCGAGGCGGCGCTGGCCTGCGGGACCGGCGCCATCCATGCCTGA
- a CDS encoding lytic transglycosylase domain-containing protein, with amino-acid sequence MCGPKLGRRGVLLSVLALAACGGGGGRSSGPDGRVTGSGLYPNETPYLRRRINYWARQNGVPASLVQRVVIRESQHRPGARNGPHYGLMQIAPQTARTMGYRGPDLGLLDADTNLRYGVRYLRGAWLVAEGDSDAAIMWYTRGYYYEARRKGLLKRTGLRS; translated from the coding sequence ATGTGCGGACCCAAGCTGGGCCGGAGGGGGGTGCTGCTGTCCGTGCTGGCGCTGGCCGCCTGCGGCGGCGGCGGAGGTCGGTCCTCGGGTCCGGACGGGCGGGTCACCGGATCGGGGCTCTACCCGAACGAGACACCCTATCTGCGGCGGCGGATCAACTACTGGGCGCGCCAGAACGGCGTGCCCGCCTCGCTGGTGCAGCGGGTGGTGATCCGCGAGTCGCAGCACCGCCCCGGTGCGCGCAACGGCCCCCATTACGGTCTGATGCAGATCGCGCCGCAGACGGCGCGGACCATGGGCTATCGCGGCCCGGATCTGGGTCTTCTGGATGCCGATACCAACCTGCGCTATGGCGTGCGGTACCTGCGCGGCGCCTGGCTGGTAGCCGAGGGCGATTCCGACGCGGCGATCATGTGGTACACGCGCGGCTACTATTACGAGGCGCGGCGCAAGGGCCTGCTGAAGCGGACCGGGCTGCGGAGCTAA
- a CDS encoding lytic transglycosylase domain-containing protein: MQLGHFLKSALCAGLITTVALPVEAQGLRLSGDSSRSRAEQFARQTRLMDSRLSTQYQSSSRLQPGGAGREIAPEIAPAIPRYTGRRSEYMPHARQAAQRHGIPEDLFLRLVQQESGWNPNARSHKGAMGLAQLMPGTAAKLGVNPTDPVQNLNGGARYLRMMYNQFGNWTLALAAYNAGPGAVQKYGGIPPFRETRNYVRIVAGG; the protein is encoded by the coding sequence ATGCAGCTGGGCCATTTCCTGAAGTCGGCGCTTTGCGCGGGGCTGATCACCACCGTGGCGCTGCCGGTCGAGGCGCAGGGGCTGCGCCTGTCGGGCGACTCGTCGCGGTCGCGGGCCGAACAGTTCGCCCGCCAGACCCGGCTGATGGATTCGCGGCTGTCGACGCAGTACCAGTCCTCCAGCCGGTTGCAGCCGGGCGGGGCAGGGCGCGAGATCGCCCCCGAGATCGCCCCGGCCATCCCCCGCTATACCGGTCGGCGCAGCGAATACATGCCCCATGCCCGCCAGGCGGCGCAGCGCCACGGGATCCCCGAGGATCTGTTCCTGCGCCTCGTGCAGCAGGAATCGGGCTGGAACCCCAATGCCCGCTCGCACAAGGGCGCGATGGGCCTGGCGCAGCTGATGCCCGGGACGGCGGCCAAGCTGGGCGTGAACCCGACCGACCCGGTGCAGAACCTGAACGGCGGCGCGCGCTATCTTCGGATGATGTACAACCAGTTCGGTAACTGGACGCTGGCGCTGGCCGCCTACAATGCGGGCCCCGGCGCCGTGCAGAAATACGGCGGCATCCCGCCCTTCCGCGAGACGCGCAACTACGTGCGCATCGTCGCGGGCGGCTGA
- the ssb gene encoding single-stranded DNA-binding protein, whose translation MAGSVNKVIIVGNLGQDPEVRSFQNGGKVVNLRIATSETWKDKNSGERQERTQWHTVAIFSEPLARIAEQYLRKGSKVYVEGQLETRKWQDQSGADRYSTEVVLRPYRGELTLLDGRGGAGGGGQGGSGGGASGGGYDDYNQGAPSGRSGGGAPSGGGGGGGRADYDDEIPF comes from the coding sequence ATGGCAGGCAGCGTCAACAAGGTCATCATCGTCGGCAATCTGGGGCAGGACCCCGAGGTGCGCAGCTTCCAGAACGGCGGCAAGGTGGTGAACCTGCGGATCGCCACCTCGGAGACCTGGAAGGACAAGAACAGCGGCGAGCGCCAAGAGCGCACGCAGTGGCACACCGTCGCCATCTTCTCGGAGCCGCTGGCCCGCATCGCCGAGCAGTACCTGCGCAAGGGCAGCAAGGTCTATGTCGAGGGGCAGCTGGAAACCCGCAAATGGCAGGACCAGTCGGGCGCCGACCGCTATTCGACCGAGGTCGTGCTGCGTCCCTATCGCGGCGAGCTGACCCTGCTGGACGGGCGCGGCGGAGCGGGCGGCGGGGGCCAGGGCGGCTCGGGCGGCGGCGCGTCGGGCGGCGGTTATGACGATTACAACCAAGGTGCGCCGTCCGGGCGCAGCGGCGGCGGCGCGCCTTCGGGCGGCGGCGGTGGCGGCGGCCGGGCGGATTACGACGACGAGATCCCGTTCTGA
- a CDS encoding Leu/Phe/Val dehydrogenase: MALTLTDLTAPEGFERLVLAEAPEAGLRALICLHSTALGPAAGGCRMWRYADDDAAIRDVTRLARGMTHKNAMADLGLGGGKAVIFGDAATDKTPRMMRAFGAAVEALEGRYWTAEDVGISPEDMAHAAEATRFAVGLSGASGDPSPWTAEGVFRCLQTGAGHVFGTTDLTGRRVLVQGLGHVGLSLAEKLAKAGARLTVTDINPAAVQDAAHRLGAAVCAPDAVFDQQVEILAPCALGGVLTDETAQALSASLVCGAANNQLAHDGVAGLLAAREITYLPDYVVNAGGIISVASEIHGKPDAWRLERLTAIAGRVGQMLARATETGRAPAQVADEIVAAMLDTRRAA, encoded by the coding sequence ATGGCCCTGACATTGACCGACCTGACCGCCCCCGAGGGCTTCGAGCGCCTCGTTCTGGCCGAGGCCCCCGAAGCCGGCCTGCGCGCGCTGATCTGCCTGCATTCGACCGCACTCGGCCCGGCGGCGGGCGGCTGCCGGATGTGGCGCTATGCGGATGACGATGCCGCGATCCGCGACGTGACGCGGCTGGCGCGCGGCATGACCCACAAGAACGCGATGGCCGATCTGGGCTTGGGCGGCGGCAAGGCCGTCATCTTCGGCGACGCCGCCACCGACAAGACGCCCCGGATGATGCGCGCCTTCGGCGCGGCCGTCGAGGCGCTGGAGGGCCGCTACTGGACCGCCGAGGACGTGGGCATCTCGCCCGAGGACATGGCCCATGCTGCCGAGGCGACGCGCTTTGCGGTGGGCCTGTCGGGAGCCTCGGGCGATCCCTCGCCCTGGACCGCCGAGGGGGTGTTCCGCTGCCTGCAGACCGGCGCGGGCCATGTCTTCGGCACCACTGACCTGACCGGGCGGCGCGTGCTGGTGCAGGGCCTGGGCCATGTGGGCCTGTCCTTGGCCGAGAAGCTGGCCAAGGCGGGCGCGCGCCTGACCGTCACCGACATCAACCCGGCGGCCGTGCAGGACGCGGCCCACAGGCTGGGCGCGGCGGTCTGCGCGCCCGATGCCGTCTTCGACCAGCAGGTCGAGATCCTGGCCCCCTGCGCCCTGGGTGGCGTGCTGACCGACGAGACCGCGCAGGCGCTGTCGGCCAGCTTGGTCTGCGGCGCGGCGAACAACCAGCTGGCGCATGACGGGGTCGCGGGCCTGCTGGCCGCGCGCGAGATCACCTATCTGCCCGACTACGTGGTCAATGCCGGCGGCATCATCAGCGTGGCCAGCGAGATCCACGGCAAGCCCGATGCCTGGCGGCTGGAACGCCTGACCGCCATTGCCGGGCGCGTGGGGCAGATGCTGGCCCGCGCCACCGAGACGGGCCGCGCGCCGGCCCAGGTCGCGGACGAGATAGTCGCCGCCATGCTGGACACGCGCCGCGCCGCCTGA
- the aroB gene encoding 3-dehydroquinate synthase codes for MTDPVTVHVPLGARAYDVRIGAGLLAGAGAQIAPLLARPRVAIVTDATVAGLHLAPLQEALRAAGIASEALVLPAGEGTKSWPHLIACVEWLLDQQVERRDVVLALGGGVIGDLVGFAAAILRRGVRFVQLPTTLLAQVDSSVGGKTGINSPRGKNLVGAFHQPSLVLADIDVLDTLSPRDFLSGYGEVAKYGLLADAAFFAWLEENGPRLREDPALRQQAVAHAVAMKAGIVTRDETEQGERALLNLGHTFGHALESATGYSDRLLHGEGVAVGCALAFDLSARMGLCAQEEPSRVLAHLAAMGLPARLSDIPGDLPDDAALIGLMGQDKKVVDGQLRFVLARGIGAAFVSDAVQADMLHSVLRDARLA; via the coding sequence ATGACCGATCCCGTCACCGTCCACGTTCCCCTGGGCGCGCGCGCCTATGATGTCCGCATCGGCGCGGGGCTGCTGGCGGGGGCGGGCGCCCAGATCGCGCCCCTGCTGGCCCGGCCGCGCGTGGCCATCGTCACCGACGCGACCGTGGCGGGGCTGCATCTGGCCCCCCTGCAGGAGGCCCTGCGCGCGGCGGGCATCGCCAGCGAGGCGCTGGTCCTGCCCGCGGGCGAGGGCACAAAAAGCTGGCCGCATCTGATCGCCTGCGTCGAATGGCTGCTGGACCAGCAGGTCGAGCGGCGCGACGTGGTGCTGGCCCTCGGCGGCGGCGTGATCGGCGATCTGGTGGGCTTTGCCGCCGCGATCCTGCGGCGCGGCGTGCGCTTCGTGCAGCTGCCCACCACGCTTCTGGCGCAGGTCGACAGCAGCGTCGGCGGCAAGACCGGCATCAACAGCCCGCGCGGCAAGAACCTGGTCGGCGCCTTCCACCAGCCGTCGCTGGTGCTGGCCGACATCGACGTGCTGGACACGCTGAGCCCGCGCGACTTCCTGTCGGGCTATGGCGAGGTGGCGAAATACGGCCTGCTGGCCGACGCCGCCTTCTTTGCCTGGCTCGAGGAGAACGGCCCCCGCCTGCGCGAGGATCCCGCCCTGCGTCAGCAGGCCGTGGCCCATGCGGTCGCGATGAAGGCGGGCATCGTCACCCGCGACGAGACCGAGCAGGGCGAACGCGCGCTGCTGAACCTGGGCCATACCTTCGGCCATGCTCTGGAATCCGCGACCGGCTATTCCGACCGGCTGCTGCATGGCGAGGGGGTGGCGGTCGGCTGCGCGCTGGCTTTCGACCTGTCGGCGCGGATGGGCCTGTGCGCGCAGGAAGAGCCGAGCCGCGTGCTGGCGCATCTGGCGGCGATGGGCCTGCCCGCGCGCCTGTCGGACATCCCGGGCGATCTGCCGGACGATGCGGCGCTGATCGGGCTGATGGGTCAGGACAAGAAGGTCGTCGATGGGCAGCTGCGCTTCGTGCTGGCCCGCGGCATCGGCGCGGCCTTCGTCAGCGATGCGGTGCAGGCGGACATGCTGCATTCCGTGCTGCGCGACGCCCGCCTGGCCTGA
- a CDS encoding shikimate kinase yields the protein MEGAGMSKRLTRHIVLIGMMGAGKTAIGSELARRLRVPFTDSDAEIEAAAAMSISEIFARDGEAFFRARESQVLARILAGAPGVISTGGGAWMQPHNRAMIAARGLSVWLNCPPELLWHRVRQRPTRPLLQTADPKGTLLRLLDERAPVYAQAGLEFLSQAGDSIEASATRLIAALAGADPTLIQEIP from the coding sequence ATTGAGGGGGCAGGCATGTCGAAGCGGCTGACGCGCCATATCGTGCTGATCGGAATGATGGGCGCCGGCAAGACGGCGATCGGGTCGGAACTGGCCCGCAGGCTGCGCGTGCCCTTCACCGATTCCGACGCCGAGATCGAGGCCGCCGCCGCCATGTCGATCAGCGAGATCTTTGCCCGCGACGGCGAGGCGTTCTTCCGCGCCCGCGAATCCCAGGTGCTGGCGCGGATCCTGGCCGGGGCGCCGGGGGTGATCTCGACCGGGGGCGGGGCGTGGATGCAGCCGCACAACCGCGCCATGATCGCGGCGCGCGGGCTGTCGGTCTGGCTGAACTGCCCGCCCGAGCTGCTGTGGCACCGCGTGCGCCAGCGGCCCACGCGCCCCCTTTTGCAGACCGCCGACCCCAAGGGCACGCTGCTGCGCCTGCTGGACGAGCGCGCGCCCGTCTATGCGCAGGCCGGGCTGGAATTCCTGTCCCAGGCCGGCGACAGCATCGAGGCCTCGGCCACCCGCCTGATCGCCGCGCTGGCCGGCGCCGATCCGACCCTGATCCAGGAGATCCCATGA
- a CDS encoding site-specific tyrosine recombinase XerD — protein MSGDHTAISAFLDAQAAEAGAARNTLLAYGRDLRDLSDWLGRRGLSLAGLTRDQIEDYLSFCDAQGLSRATRARRLSAIRQFTRFALDEGWREDDPAIRLSGPGRAKRVPRTLDRDQIEALLGASSGLGRSPVDRARNLCMMELLYATGMRVSELVSLPVAGCRGDPAVLVIRGKGGKERMVPLGPAARAAMRDWLAIRDNAPQGSALYRLLAGRGARWLFPAPGAAGHLPRQSFSRLLGQMAVAAGIDPTRVTPHVIRHAFATHLLEGGADLRSIQMLLGHADLGSTEIYTHVLDNRMRDLVLNHHPLADVQTSTDPAPKPAT, from the coding sequence ATGAGCGGCGATCACACCGCCATCTCGGCCTTCCTCGACGCGCAGGCGGCCGAGGCGGGGGCGGCGCGCAACACGCTGCTGGCCTATGGGCGCGACCTGCGCGACCTGTCGGACTGGCTGGGGCGGCGCGGGCTGTCGCTGGCCGGGCTGACCCGCGACCAGATCGAAGATTATTTGTCCTTCTGCGACGCGCAGGGCCTGTCGCGCGCCACCCGCGCGCGCCGCCTGTCGGCCATCCGCCAGTTCACCCGCTTCGCGCTGGACGAGGGCTGGCGCGAGGACGACCCGGCGATCCGCCTCAGCGGTCCCGGACGGGCCAAGCGCGTGCCCCGCACGCTGGACCGCGACCAGATCGAGGCGCTGCTGGGCGCCTCGTCCGGGCTGGGGCGCAGCCCCGTCGACCGGGCGCGCAACCTGTGCATGATGGAACTGCTCTACGCCACCGGCATGCGGGTCAGCGAGCTGGTCAGCCTGCCCGTGGCGGGCTGCCGGGGCGATCCGGCGGTGCTGGTGATCCGCGGCAAGGGCGGCAAGGAGCGCATGGTCCCCCTGGGCCCCGCAGCCCGCGCCGCGATGCGCGACTGGCTGGCCATCCGCGACAACGCCCCGCAGGGCAGCGCGCTCTATCGGCTGCTGGCCGGACGCGGCGCGCGCTGGCTGTTCCCCGCGCCGGGCGCCGCCGGCCACCTGCCGCGCCAGAGCTTCTCGCGCCTCCTGGGACAGATGGCGGTGGCGGCGGGGATCGACCCGACCCGCGTCACGCCGCATGTCATCCGCCACGCCTTTGCCACGCATCTTCTGGAAGGCGGCGCCGACCTGCGCTCGATCCAGATGCTGCTGGGCCATGCCGATCTGGGCTCGACCGAGATCTACACCCATGTTCTGGACAACCGCATGCGCGATCTGGTCCTGAACCATCACCCGCTGGCCGACGTTCAGACCTCGACCGACCCTGCCCCCAAACCTGCAACCTGA
- a CDS encoding HlyC/CorC family transporter, producing the protein MDDPSSALDFAALMTIGAILICLILSGFFSGSETALTAASKAKLRARADRGDSGAEAAIKVTADSEKLIGAILLGNNVVNILAASLATALFTRLLGASGVAIATLVMTVLVLIFSEVMPKTYAISSPEKVASLVARPIRILTIILAPVVTVVRAIVNLILSVAGLKTDPGKHMFSIEEEIEGALSIGHAQGAVNKEDRDRLLGALDLGNRTVEEIMRHRSEIQMIDGSLPPETILETVLASPHTRLPVYREERENIVGVVHAKDLLRAVNRAVRDAGDAQVARKFDIMDVVMPPYFVPETSALDEQMREFLKRRTHFALVVDEYGSLRGLITLEDIIEEIVGEIADEHDTEEDQTLKPNATGDYLVEGGMTIRDLNRQLDWTLPDEEANTVAGLVIYMAQSIPDQGQVFSFHGYRFEVVTRRENRITRLRIRPLVPVAKADA; encoded by the coding sequence ATGGACGATCCATCCTCTGCCTTAGATTTCGCGGCCCTCATGACCATCGGGGCCATCCTGATCTGCCTGATCCTGTCGGGCTTTTTCTCCGGCTCTGAAACCGCGCTGACGGCGGCCAGCAAGGCCAAGCTGCGCGCCCGCGCCGATCGCGGCGACAGCGGCGCCGAGGCCGCCATCAAGGTCACCGCCGACAGCGAGAAGCTGATCGGTGCCATCCTTCTGGGCAACAACGTCGTCAACATCCTGGCCGCCAGTCTGGCGACCGCGCTGTTCACGCGGCTGCTGGGCGCCAGCGGCGTGGCCATCGCCACGCTGGTGATGACCGTGCTGGTGCTGATCTTCTCCGAGGTCATGCCCAAGACCTATGCCATCTCGTCGCCCGAGAAGGTCGCGAGCCTTGTGGCCCGCCCGATCCGCATCCTGACCATCATCCTGGCCCCGGTGGTCACCGTGGTCCGCGCCATCGTGAACCTGATCCTGTCGGTCGCCGGTCTGAAGACCGATCCGGGCAAGCACATGTTCTCGATCGAGGAAGAGATCGAGGGCGCGCTGTCCATCGGGCACGCGCAGGGCGCCGTCAACAAGGAGGACCGCGACCGCCTGCTGGGCGCGCTGGACCTGGGCAACCGCACCGTCGAGGAGATCATGCGCCACCGCAGCGAGATCCAGATGATCGACGGCTCGCTGCCGCCCGAGACGATCCTGGAGACCGTGCTGGCCAGCCCCCACACCCGCCTGCCCGTCTATCGCGAGGAGCGCGAGAACATCGTGGGCGTGGTCCATGCCAAGGACCTGCTGCGCGCCGTCAACCGCGCCGTGCGCGATGCGGGCGATGCGCAGGTGGCGCGCAAGTTCGACATCATGGATGTCGTCATGCCGCCCTATTTCGTCCCCGAGACCAGCGCCTTGGACGAACAGATGCGCGAGTTCCTGAAACGCCGGACGCATTTCGCGCTGGTCGTCGACGAATACGGCAGCCTGCGCGGCCTGATCACGCTGGAGGACATCATCGAGGAGATCGTGGGCGAGATCGCCGACGAACACGACACCGAAGAGGACCAGACCCTCAAGCCGAACGCCACCGGCGACTATCTGGTCGAGGGCGGCATGACCATCCGCGACCTGAACCGCCAGCTGGACTGGACCCTGCCCGACGAGGAGGCCAACACCGTCGCGGGCCTCGTCATCTACATGGCGCAGTCGATCCCCGACCAGGGCCAGGTGTTCAGCTTCCACGGCTACCGTTTCGAGGTCGTGACCCGGCGCGAGAACCGCATCACGCGCCTGCGCATCCGCCCCCTGGTCCCGGTCGCCAAGGCCGACGCCTGA
- the tkt gene encoding transketolase has product MDIAARRLADPDHWSLASAIRVLSMDAVEAAQSGHPGMPMGMADVATVLFGRHLTFDAAAPNWFDRDRFVLSAGHGSMLIYALLHLTGYEQMTLDQIRNFRQLGAITAGHPEYGHVEGVETTTGPLGQGLATAVGMAIAEEAMRAEFGADLCDHRTWVIAGDGCLMEGLSHEAIALAGHQQLGRLIVLWDNNDITIDGRVSLSDRTDQRARFAAAGWRVLSCDGHDAADIDRALTEAARNEGRPVLVDCKTIIGFGAPGKADSSKAHGSPLGADEIAAARAAFGWSHAPFVLPDEVLAAWRAIGRRGAPARAAWNDRVDDLSDADRREFARRIGSDPHPRLDALIDAFKAQTLESAPKMATRKASENVLEVLNAEMPENFGGSADLTGSNNTRTGGQGVFSPENRAGRYLHYGIREHGMAAAMNGIWLHGGFRPYGGTFLTFTDYARGAMRLSALMGLPVVYVMTHDSIGLGEDGPTHQPVEHLALCRATPNTLVLRPCDQIETAEAWQIALSQDATPSVLALSRQNLPLLRQEAGENLSARGAYVLREASGDAPRVILMATGSEVEIAVAAREALEAQGIATRVVSVPSMELFRDQPQDYRAAVLPRGPVRIAIEAAIRQPWDWLLLGERGSEDRAAFIGMEGFGASGPAPELYEAFGITAAAVADRAAALL; this is encoded by the coding sequence ATGGATATCGCCGCCCGCCGCCTCGCCGATCCCGATCACTGGTCCTTGGCCAGCGCCATCCGCGTGCTGTCCATGGACGCCGTCGAGGCCGCGCAATCGGGCCATCCCGGCATGCCGATGGGCATGGCCGACGTGGCCACGGTGCTGTTCGGCAGGCATTTGACATTCGATGCCGCGGCGCCCAACTGGTTCGACCGCGACCGCTTCGTGCTGTCGGCGGGGCACGGCTCGATGCTGATCTATGCGCTGCTGCATCTGACCGGCTACGAGCAGATGACGCTGGACCAGATCCGCAACTTCCGCCAGCTGGGCGCGATCACGGCGGGCCATCCCGAATACGGCCATGTCGAGGGGGTCGAGACGACCACCGGCCCACTTGGCCAGGGCCTGGCCACCGCCGTCGGCATGGCCATCGCCGAGGAGGCGATGCGCGCCGAATTTGGCGCCGATCTGTGCGATCACCGCACCTGGGTCATCGCGGGCGACGGCTGCCTGATGGAGGGGCTGAGCCACGAGGCCATCGCCTTGGCCGGCCACCAGCAGCTGGGCCGTCTGATCGTGCTGTGGGACAACAACGACATCACCATCGACGGCCGCGTCAGCCTGTCCGACCGCACCGACCAGCGCGCGCGCTTCGCCGCCGCCGGCTGGCGGGTGCTGTCCTGCGACGGCCATGACGCCGCCGACATCGACCGCGCCCTGACCGAGGCCGCCCGCAACGAGGGCCGTCCCGTGCTGGTCGACTGCAAGACGATCATCGGCTTCGGCGCGCCCGGCAAGGCCGACAGCAGCAAGGCCCACGGCTCGCCCCTGGGGGCCGACGAGATCGCCGCCGCCCGCGCCGCCTTCGGCTGGAGCCACGCGCCCTTCGTCCTTCCCGACGAGGTCCTTGCCGCCTGGCGCGCGATCGGCCGGCGCGGCGCCCCGGCCCGCGCCGCCTGGAACGACCGCGTGGACGACCTGTCCGACGCCGACCGCCGCGAATTCGCCCGCCGCATCGGATCCGACCCGCATCCGCGCCTCGATGCCCTGATCGACGCCTTCAAGGCGCAGACGCTGGAGAGTGCCCCGAAGATGGCGACCCGCAAGGCCAGCGAGAACGTGCTGGAGGTGCTGAATGCCGAGATGCCCGAGAATTTCGGCGGCTCGGCCGACCTCACCGGCTCGAACAACACCCGGACGGGCGGACAGGGGGTCTTCAGCCCCGAAAACCGCGCGGGCCGCTATCTGCACTACGGCATCCGCGAACACGGCATGGCGGCGGCCATGAACGGCATCTGGCTGCATGGGGGCTTTCGGCCCTATGGTGGCACCTTCCTGACCTTCACCGATTACGCGCGCGGCGCGATGCGCCTGTCGGCGCTGATGGGCCTGCCGGTGGTCTATGTGATGACCCATGACAGCATCGGCCTGGGCGAGGACGGACCCACCCACCAGCCGGTCGAGCATCTGGCCCTCTGCCGCGCCACCCCCAACACGCTGGTGCTGCGCCCCTGCGACCAGATCGAGACCGCCGAGGCCTGGCAGATCGCCCTGTCGCAGGACGCCACCCCCTCGGTCCTGGCCCTGTCGCGCCAGAACCTGCCCCTGCTGCGCCAGGAGGCGGGCGAGAACCTGTCGGCCCGGGGCGCCTATGTCCTGCGTGAGGCCTCGGGCGACGCCCCCCGGGTCATCCTGATGGCCACCGGGTCCGAGGTCGAGATCGCCGTCGCCGCCCGCGAGGCGCTGGAGGCGCAGGGCATCGCCACCCGCGTCGTCTCGGTCCCGTCGATGGAGCTGTTCCGCGACCAGCCGCAGGACTATCGCGCGGCCGTCCTGCCGCGCGGCCCGGTCCGCATCGCCATCGAGGCCGCCATCCGCCAACCTTGGGACTGGCTGCTCTTGGGCGAGCGGGGATCCGAGGACCGCGCGGCCTTCATCGGGATGGAGGGCTTTGGCGCCTCGGGCCCCGCGCCCGAGCTCTACGAGGCGTTCGGCATCACGGCGGCGGCGGTCGCCGACCGCGCGGCGGCGCTTCTGTGA